In Novosphingobium sp. P6W, a genomic segment contains:
- a CDS encoding ISKra4 family transposase gives MHFRLQLVIEDADGVIVETDQLASLERVGFGPATAGLTLDEAKSLLAACQKHMILAQARDYETMIKPCLACALPRSVKSASNIVLRTLFGSLTIPSQRLYHCRCACAKRSSFSPIAALFPERSTPELVYLQTKWASLMSYGLTCDLLADILPLEHRLSPRSVRRQLHRVANCLEADLGDEIGMINTQSSMPDGKDRPPAPMTVGLDGDYVHAREGSNRKAGWFEVMVGKSVPDKGDAKCFAMVQSLDTRPRRRLGAVLDAQGLARGQSIHFVSDGGDTVRNLQLHLHGEAEHWLDWFHITMRITVMRQMAKSIVSIDTTDLSDRIDRDLARIKWLLWQGNHVDGAEAADLLTWDLELADNKEVAAKLEKALSEFSVYIRRNADFITNYGDKWRNGERISSGFTESAVNQVLSRRMVKKQQMRWTKVGAHLLLQTRTQTLNGDLRRCFQRWYPDMKSAA, from the coding sequence ATGCATTTTCGTTTGCAACTGGTGATTGAGGATGCCGACGGCGTGATTGTCGAGACCGATCAACTAGCCAGCCTTGAGCGTGTCGGATTTGGGCCGGCGACAGCTGGACTGACGCTGGACGAGGCTAAATCGCTGCTCGCTGCTTGTCAGAAACACATGATTCTGGCGCAGGCGAGGGACTACGAAACCATGATCAAACCTTGCCTGGCATGTGCGTTGCCTCGCTCGGTCAAGAGCGCCAGCAATATCGTCTTGCGAACCCTGTTCGGCTCGCTGACGATTCCATCGCAGCGCCTTTACCACTGCCGATGTGCGTGCGCGAAGCGATCCAGTTTCAGCCCGATCGCCGCCCTGTTTCCCGAACGGTCAACGCCTGAGCTGGTCTATCTCCAGACCAAATGGGCCTCGCTCATGTCCTATGGCCTGACATGCGATCTGCTCGCGGATATTCTGCCGCTCGAGCATCGATTATCGCCGCGGTCGGTCCGGCGACAACTGCATCGGGTGGCGAATTGCCTCGAAGCCGACCTTGGTGACGAGATTGGCATGATCAACACCCAGTCATCTATGCCAGACGGCAAGGACCGGCCGCCCGCGCCTATGACGGTCGGCTTGGACGGGGACTATGTCCATGCACGCGAGGGCAGCAACCGCAAGGCGGGCTGGTTCGAGGTGATGGTCGGCAAAAGCGTTCCCGACAAAGGCGATGCCAAATGCTTCGCCATGGTTCAATCGCTCGACACAAGACCACGGCGACGATTGGGCGCTGTACTTGATGCACAAGGCCTTGCCAGAGGGCAGAGCATTCACTTTGTTTCCGATGGCGGCGATACCGTGCGCAATCTTCAGCTGCACCTGCATGGCGAAGCTGAGCACTGGCTCGATTGGTTCCATATCACCATGCGGATCACCGTCATGCGGCAGATGGCCAAATCGATTGTCAGCATTGATACAACCGATCTCTCGGATCGCATCGACCGCGACCTGGCTCGGATCAAATGGCTGTTATGGCAGGGCAATCATGTCGACGGTGCGGAAGCGGCCGACCTGCTCACCTGGGATCTTGAACTCGCCGACAATAAGGAAGTCGCCGCTAAGCTCGAGAAGGCACTTAGCGAATTCAGCGTCTATATCCGTAGGAATGCCGACTTCATCACCAATTATGGCGACAAGTGGCGCAACGGTGAACGCATCTCTTCCGGTTTCACGGAATCGGCTGTCAATCAGGTCCTGTCACGCCGCATGGTCAAGAAGCAGCAAATGCGTTGGACCAAGGTCGGCGCCCACCTGCTTCTCCAGACCCGAACCCAGACCCTCAATGGCGATTTGCGGCGTTGCTTCCAGCGTTGGTATCCCGATATGAAATCTGCCGCATAG
- a CDS encoding plasmid pRiA4b ORF-3 family protein has protein sequence MAKVVYPEDRYQLHVMLLDVSPAPWRRLLVRPDMTIDELHLLIQLCMGWGDRSWHEFRIHGLAQFGRRRGYGGSDLSETAEKPLSSFCLKPGERIGYDYGGWRCQLRLEKVMLVERPRFWPICIGGKWGAPPEWCGSGRSYMTDPQRIRHPFEVIDLLADLLDEVLEDAGQFRERAKQVIEWSRWMHFDRALLNTSLRSAKLAWVEAMDDAFSFATGD, from the coding sequence ATGGCCAAAGTGGTTTATCCCGAGGATCGCTATCAGCTTCACGTGATGCTACTTGACGTTAGTCCTGCGCCTTGGCGTCGATTGCTTGTGCGGCCGGATATGACAATTGACGAGCTTCACCTACTGATCCAGCTGTGCATGGGATGGGGCGACCGAAGCTGGCACGAGTTTCGGATTCACGGGCTTGCCCAGTTCGGTCGTCGCCGGGGTTATGGCGGTTCCGATCTCAGCGAAACGGCAGAAAAGCCGCTTTCGAGCTTTTGCCTGAAGCCGGGCGAACGCATTGGTTACGACTATGGTGGCTGGCGCTGCCAGCTCCGCCTGGAGAAGGTAATGCTTGTCGAGCGTCCGCGTTTCTGGCCAATTTGCATTGGCGGCAAATGGGGAGCGCCGCCGGAATGGTGCGGAAGCGGGCGATCGTATATGACCGACCCTCAGCGCATTCGCCACCCATTCGAGGTCATCGATCTTCTCGCCGATCTATTGGACGAGGTGCTGGAGGATGCGGGACAGTTCCGGGAGCGGGCGAAGCAGGTCATCGAATGGAGCCGCTGGATGCATTTCGACAGGGCCCTGCTCAACACCAGCCTTCGCTCGGCAAAACTGGCCTGGGTTGAGGCGATGGACGATGCATTTTCGTTTGCAACTGGTGATTGA
- a CDS encoding SDR family oxidoreductase, with amino-acid sequence MDVTAKVVFISGGGGGIGGGMAMAFAERGARIVLADINVGYAQEEADRLPADSDVAVVQLDVTDADSWAAARSVAEDRFGAVDVLCNNAGISSGFRPLVEMCAADFERLMSINVTGVFHGITAFAPGMIGRGRGHIVNTSSMNGLNPFASFAAYSASKFAVLGLSDAVRAELAPAGVGVSTLFPGLTRSRMSESMSSGPVSFDEARAAAIRANMMEPVWLGRAVVRAVEANEPYIITHPEYAEDVKARFEQVLSAFGEPAQPGYRTGRSATAVA; translated from the coding sequence ATGGACGTAACCGCAAAGGTCGTCTTCATATCTGGGGGTGGTGGGGGTATCGGCGGCGGTATGGCGATGGCCTTCGCCGAGCGCGGCGCCAGGATCGTCCTTGCCGACATCAATGTCGGATACGCGCAGGAAGAAGCAGACAGGCTTCCCGCCGACAGCGACGTGGCGGTTGTGCAGCTCGACGTCACTGATGCCGACAGCTGGGCGGCGGCAAGATCAGTGGCCGAGGATAGGTTCGGCGCGGTGGACGTGCTCTGCAACAATGCAGGGATTTCGTCGGGCTTCCGGCCCCTAGTCGAGATGTGCGCCGCCGATTTTGAACGGCTGATGAGCATTAACGTGACCGGCGTCTTCCATGGGATCACCGCTTTCGCACCCGGCATGATCGGGCGCGGCCGGGGCCACATCGTCAACACTTCGTCGATGAACGGACTCAATCCCTTCGCCAGCTTCGCAGCCTATTCAGCGAGCAAGTTCGCGGTGCTCGGCCTCTCCGACGCTGTACGCGCCGAACTCGCGCCTGCTGGCGTCGGCGTCTCCACACTGTTCCCGGGGCTGACGCGAAGCCGCATGTCCGAATCTATGTCTTCCGGCCCGGTCTCCTTTGACGAAGCGCGGGCAGCGGCGATCCGGGCGAACATGATGGAGCCGGTGTGGCTCGGCCGCGCGGTGGTACGCGCTGTCGAGGCCAATGAGCCCTACATCATCACCCATCCCGAATACGCAGAGGACGTCAAGGCCCGGTTCGAGCAGGTCCTTTCAGCTTTCGGTGAACCGGCGCAGCCCGGCTACCGTACCGGCCGATCGGCGACTGCGGTAGCCTGA
- a CDS encoding aromatic ring-hydroxylating dioxygenase subunit alpha, with translation MAGQAAVFSPVSQSQVDWLGTDPIPAEPFYDPNFYELERQAVFLKSWIEVGHVCELPEPGSFIRREIEFAKASILIVRGKDGAIRAFHNVCTHRGTQLVEAEAGRQSTFSCPYHMWTFGTDGGLISAPDFGQFHVAKEDCSLPKVAVEVCAGLIFINFADRPPPLREWLGDLADRLDAFLVARATAFHEYVYEIDANWKLTYDNFQENYHLRFIHPRSGGAATGPDNPFGYPVRYGFHGQHRTQTIWSNVSAPPPPPAAMLAYAAAGRAAAVNGLGLNDAKDYIALFPNFFLFGSPVQHFSHVIMPIDATRSRGVIRVYWIGEDSSASESFARELLMATARDIHAEDRAVIEAGQKGLSSGALKHIHFQTQEVLCRHLYQQVAAAVERHQAQNVR, from the coding sequence ATGGCAGGGCAAGCCGCTGTATTCAGTCCGGTATCGCAATCACAGGTCGATTGGCTCGGCACCGATCCCATTCCCGCCGAACCGTTTTACGATCCCAACTTTTATGAACTTGAACGCCAGGCCGTCTTCCTGAAGAGCTGGATTGAGGTCGGCCACGTCTGCGAACTGCCTGAGCCGGGCAGCTTCATCCGCCGCGAGATTGAGTTCGCAAAGGCATCGATCCTAATCGTCAGGGGGAAGGACGGTGCGATCCGCGCTTTTCACAATGTCTGCACGCACCGGGGCACTCAGCTGGTCGAAGCAGAGGCGGGGCGGCAGTCGACGTTCAGTTGCCCCTATCACATGTGGACCTTCGGCACCGACGGTGGGCTGATCTCGGCGCCTGACTTCGGCCAGTTCCATGTGGCGAAGGAGGACTGCTCGCTGCCGAAGGTGGCGGTCGAGGTCTGTGCAGGGCTTATCTTCATCAACTTCGCCGACCGCCCGCCACCGCTGCGCGAATGGCTCGGCGACTTGGCCGACCGGCTCGATGCGTTTCTGGTGGCCCGTGCGACGGCGTTCCACGAATATGTCTACGAAATCGACGCCAATTGGAAGCTGACTTACGACAACTTTCAGGAAAACTACCATTTACGCTTCATTCATCCGCGGTCCGGCGGAGCAGCGACCGGCCCGGACAATCCGTTCGGATATCCGGTCCGCTACGGCTTCCATGGACAGCATCGTACCCAGACGATCTGGTCCAACGTCTCCGCGCCGCCACCTCCGCCGGCCGCGATGCTGGCATACGCAGCAGCGGGCCGGGCTGCAGCGGTAAACGGTCTTGGCCTGAACGACGCGAAGGACTATATCGCGCTGTTCCCGAATTTCTTCCTGTTCGGCTCACCGGTCCAGCATTTCTCCCACGTAATCATGCCTATCGACGCCACTCGCTCGCGCGGCGTGATCCGGGTCTACTGGATCGGCGAGGATTCCTCCGCCAGCGAGAGCTTCGCGCGCGAATTGCTGATGGCCACCGCGCGCGACATCCATGCCGAGGACCGAGCCGTCATCGAGGCCGGGCAGAAGGGCCTGAGCAGCGGCGCGCTCAAGCACATTCACTTCCAGACCCAGGAAGTCCTGTGCCGCCACCTGTACCAGCAGGTCGCCGCGGCGGTGGAGCGTCATCAGGCGCAGAATGTGCGATGA
- a CDS encoding TetR/AcrR family transcriptional regulator yields the protein MVSSRNKGFEATHQVIIETAVSLISGKGVDALSMAAISRAAGVNRTTLYYHFAHREELIEAVKDWSAQQLTRGFSDEMPREERIAHITRFVLENSEVAKLFIDDFLTPGDIRTRYPRWDALVSGIARDARAAGSDNFDAEIYSLIMLTAAFIAPRVFVGSVRPDMPVDEVVDRFSKEHLRVLKRDGLLDG from the coding sequence ATGGTGAGCTCACGCAACAAGGGGTTTGAGGCGACGCACCAGGTCATCATCGAAACAGCCGTCAGCCTGATCTCGGGTAAGGGCGTCGACGCTTTGTCGATGGCGGCGATTTCCCGTGCGGCCGGCGTCAACCGCACAACGCTCTATTATCATTTTGCCCACCGCGAGGAACTGATCGAGGCGGTCAAGGACTGGTCCGCGCAGCAACTGACGCGCGGCTTCAGCGACGAGATGCCCCGCGAGGAGCGGATCGCCCACATTACCCGCTTCGTGCTGGAAAACAGCGAAGTCGCCAAGCTGTTTATCGACGACTTCTTGACGCCGGGCGACATCCGGACACGCTATCCGCGCTGGGACGCCTTGGTCTCAGGCATCGCTCGCGATGCGCGCGCGGCGGGGTCCGACAACTTCGACGCGGAGATATACTCACTGATCATGCTGACCGCCGCCTTCATCGCGCCTCGCGTGTTCGTGGGTAGCGTGCGGCCGGACATGCCCGTGGACGAGGTGGTGGACCGGTTCAGCAAGGAGCACCTGCGTGTTCTCAAGCGCGACGGCTTGCTGGACGGATAA